A region from the Pempheris klunzingeri isolate RE-2024b chromosome 17, fPemKlu1.hap1, whole genome shotgun sequence genome encodes:
- the pih1d1 gene encoding PIH1 domain-containing protein 1 isoform X1, whose amino-acid sequence MMTDSSLLNSELELQQQEELYQQLLLQTMGKMQAENPDSKVIRPQPGMCVKTLSEPGKHKVFINICQSNSVPLPPELSREELVELLQSEDPSGYRVPMSLGEPHTEMDNNSQACTAYDVVINQEFFQKCQSDPLFQQFVILVSLEGLENKYNLELSRDWKVLKNRKFLGSVSEQNIRTKSRPVIEELQPQESATASAKRPEFILLVEPPAGDPEYLIAEMKLPGVPSSRSLVLDIGEDRLVLTARPSLYHLDIFHPFLVDQENSVAQYNNSTQILTVTMPVVSS is encoded by the exons ATGATGACAGACTCGTCACTCCTCAACTCTGAGCTGGAGTTACAGCAGCAAGAGGAGCTGTATCAACAGCTGCTCTTACAG ACAATGGGAAAGATGCAGGCTGAAAATCCAGACTCCAAAGTAATCCGACCGCAACCTG gtatgtgtgtgaaaactctCTCAGAGCCAGGCAAGCACAAGGTCTTCATCAACATCTGTCAGTCAAACTCTGTCCCGCTGCCACCAGAACTCTCCAGAGAGGAGCTTGTGGAGCTGCTCCAATCTGAAGATCCCAGTGGATACAGAGTTCCCATGAGCCTCGGCGAGCcacacacagaaatggacaACA ACTCTCAGGCGTGCACAGCATATGATGTGGTCATCAACCAGGAGTTCTTCCAGAagtgccag AGTGATCCCTTGTTCCAGCAGTTTGTTATTCTGGTGTCCTTAGAGGGTTTAGAGAACAAATACAATCTGGAGCTAAGTAGGg ATTGGAAGGTGCTGAAGAACAGGAAGTTCTTGGGTTCTGTTAGCGAGCAGAACATCCGGACGAAGAGCAGGCCAGTGATTGaagagctgcagcctca GGAGAGCGCCACCGCTTCAGCCAAAAG ACCAGAGTTCATTTTGCTTGTGGAGCCCCCTGCTGGTGACCCGGAGTACCTCATTGCAGAAATGAAGCTACCTGGGGTG CCGTCGTCTCGCTCTCTGGTGCTGGACATTGGCGAGGACCGACTGGTGTTGACAGCTCGGCCTTCACTCTACCACCTCGACATCTTCCATCCCTTCCTCGTGGACCAGGAGAACAGTGTGGCACAGTACAACAACAGCACTCAG ATCCTTACAGTCACCATGCCCGTGGTGTCTTCATGA
- the pih1d1 gene encoding PIH1 domain-containing protein 1 isoform X2 → MMTDSSLLNSELELQQQEELYQQLLLQTMGKMQAENPDSKVIRPQPGMCVKTLSEPGKHKVFINICQSNSVPLPPELSREELVELLQSEDPSGYRVPMSLGEPHTEMDNNSQACTAYDVVINQEFFQKCQSDPLFQQFVILVSLEGLENKYNLELSRDWKVLKNRKFLGSVSEQNIRTKSRPVIEELQPQCVPLTLSTRRAPPLQPKDQSSFCLWSPLLVTRSTSLQK, encoded by the exons ATGATGACAGACTCGTCACTCCTCAACTCTGAGCTGGAGTTACAGCAGCAAGAGGAGCTGTATCAACAGCTGCTCTTACAG ACAATGGGAAAGATGCAGGCTGAAAATCCAGACTCCAAAGTAATCCGACCGCAACCTG gtatgtgtgtgaaaactctCTCAGAGCCAGGCAAGCACAAGGTCTTCATCAACATCTGTCAGTCAAACTCTGTCCCGCTGCCACCAGAACTCTCCAGAGAGGAGCTTGTGGAGCTGCTCCAATCTGAAGATCCCAGTGGATACAGAGTTCCCATGAGCCTCGGCGAGCcacacacagaaatggacaACA ACTCTCAGGCGTGCACAGCATATGATGTGGTCATCAACCAGGAGTTCTTCCAGAagtgccag AGTGATCCCTTGTTCCAGCAGTTTGTTATTCTGGTGTCCTTAGAGGGTTTAGAGAACAAATACAATCTGGAGCTAAGTAGGg ATTGGAAGGTGCTGAAGAACAGGAAGTTCTTGGGTTCTGTTAGCGAGCAGAACATCCGGACGAAGAGCAGGCCAGTGATTGaagagctgcagcctcagtgcGTCCCTTTGACTCTGTCTACAA GGAGAGCGCCACCGCTTCAGCCAAAAG ACCAGAGTTCATTTTGCTTGTGGAGCCCCCTGCTGGTGACCCGGAGTACCTCATTGCAGAAATGA